The DNA sequence CTGTAGGAGCTGCAATATTTGGACTTTTTAATAGACTATTAATACCTGTAGGCCTACATCATGTTTTAAACTCATTTTTCTGGTTCCAATTAGGAAGCTATAATGGAAAAACAGGAGATATAGCTAGATTTTTTGCAGGGGATCCAACAGCGGGACATTTTATGGCAGGATTTTTCCCAATAATGATGTTTGGATTACCAGCAATAGCTCTTGCTATTTACTTTGCAGCTAATAAGGAAAAAAGAAAGGCTGTAGGAGGAATGCTTTTATCATTAGCACTTACTTCTTTTTTAACAGGAGTTACTGAGCCAATTGAGTTTTTATTTATATTCTTATCACCAATGTTATTAGTTGCACATGCAATACTTACATCACTATCATTTTTTATAGTAGATAGTTTAGGTATATTACATGGATTTACATTCTCAGCGGGAGCTATAGATTATTTAATGAACTTTGGACTAGCGACAAATCCACTGACTTTATTATTAGTTGGCTTAGGAATGGGAGTATTGTATTTTATCGTATTTTATATATTAATAATAAAACTGAATTTACCCACACCTGGTAGAGAAGAAGATTGCGATGAGTTTGATCAAAATGGAGCACAAGTTAATGTAGGTGGAGATGAAGCTGTAGCAAAGAAATATATCGAGTTTTTAGGTGGATCAGAAAATATAGTTAAGGTAGAGAATTGTGCTACTCGATTAAGATTAGAATTATTAGATACAGATAGAATAAATGAAAAAGGATTAAAATCTATAGGAGCAAAAGGAATTGTTAAATTAAACAAAACAAGTGCTCAGGTTATAGTTGGAACAAATGTAGAATTTGTTGCAGATGGTATGAAAGTTTTTCTAAAATAAAAAAGAGTGTCTTATAGACACTCTTTTTTAATAGTACTCATTAAAATCACAATCTACACTAAATTCATTAGGGCTTAGAAGCCCACCAAAAGATATACATATGTTATTAATTTGTGATGCTAATCTTTTACTTATAATTATACTATATCCATCAAATTCAAATAATTGATCATCTTTCTGTAACTCATCCAGAGTTAAATGCACTCGGGCATCACATCAAAAGCTTATTGTTCTAATGAATATCCTGATGTATTTCTTACTTGATTCATTTTTAAGCAATTTATCAAGTTGAACCTTTGCTGAATTATAAATTTGTATATTCATTTTAAATCTCCTAGGTTAAATTTTAATTTACTTATACAATAATAAGGTAAATTAGATAAATTAACAAGATTTATTAAGCTAAGAAAGTGTATTTGTATTATTTAAACAATCATCACATATAAAGCCTTCATTGGGAAAATAATTTTTTTCATTATGAGGATAAGGGTTAAGACATCTACAACAAGTACTATGGTAATATTTAGGAACTGCATAAACTTCTATGCCGGGAATAGAATTAAAAGTATCTAATGTTTTAGATGCAGAAAAATAATCTTCATATATAGACTTAGCTTCTTCAACAGCTTTTCTTCTTAAATAACTATCATTCATAGCAAATACCTCCTATATAATTTTATATAATTAGTATTCCTATAATTTAGATTATGTATTAAGAAAAATTTGGAAGTTAATAGAAAAACTTTAACAATTATTGTATAATAGAAAAAATATATATTTTTAATGTATTACTTAAATCAAATTAAGAAAAATTTTAAAATTATAGCTTAGAACATATTAAATAAGTAATATATATGTTATGAAAAACCTAAAAGGAATAAAATAATTTATCTAATCATAAAATTACAAACATAAGTATAGCATTAAAATTAAAATATTTTTGCTATAAGAACAAATGTACGTAAATGACTATTTTTTAAGGATAAGCTTGTCTATCAAATAGGGATAATAGGCAGTTAATATTTGCAAATAATGCAAATACCACTTATAATAGACGATATGAATCTTGTAACCAGATAGATAAATACATAAAAATATATATTATTAAAAAGTTATGGGTGTGGATGTTTTAGTATATCAAACTGGATATTAGATTTTCAGTAAAATACAAAAAAGCTATTTAAAAATACTTATATTAAAAAAACATTCAAAAAAGTAAAAATATAAAGTGAATTTATGAAAACTTTTGTAAAAGTATGAAGGAAATTTAACTTATATATGTAATATTTATAAATATGCAATTATATTACATGATAACAAACCATATCAAAACTTAAGATGGGGGGCAATAACGAAAATATGAGTGACAAAACAGGAAAGAAAAGTAGCCTTGCAAAAAAAATAGCAATAGGTTTTTTAGTGTTATTTGGTTGTGGAGTTGCGGCTGTTAGTTTATTTATTATAGGAATACTAATAACTACTCCAGATATAGATCCACATAAAATGGTGTTTGCAGAAAATTCTATTATCTATGATGCAAACAAGAAGGTGACAGAAAAAATCAAAGGACCTTCTGAATCAAGATATGTGATTAAAAATATGAGTGAAATACCAAGTAACATGAAAAATGCTGTTCTTGCTATAGAAGACCACACTTTCTATGAACACCATGGTATAAATATAAAAAGAACTATGGGTGCATTTGTACAAAATTTTAAATCTGGGTATAAATCACAAGGTGCAAGTACTATTACTCAGCAGTTAGCAAAAAATATGTATTTAACTAATGAGAAAACTTATAAAAGAAAAATAAAAGAGTTATATTATGCACTTAAATTAGAGAAAGAATTAAGTAAGGATGAAATTTTATTAGCTTACTTAAATACACTATCTTTAGGACAAGGAACAAGAGGTGTAAAAGCTGCAGCTGCTAAATATTTTGACAAAGATGTATCACAGCTAGATTTAGCAGAATGTGCATTACTTGCAGGAATAACTAAATATCCTAGTAAATATTCAGCATATAAAACATCTAAATTAAATCTTAATGATGATCTTGATAATGCTCAAATTTTAATATACTCTCAAGATTATGTACCAACAGATGATGATCTTGAAATGTATAGAATCTTACATGAAAATGGAAAAGTAGATGATTTAACATATGATGCATTAAGAAAAGGTAGAAAAGTTATTTATCAAGCTAAGTTCAATGAAGAGTCTAAAAAAAGACAAGAAGTTGTATTATCAAGAATGTTAGAGCTTGGGTATATAACAAAAAGTCAATATGATGAAGCTATAAAAGAAGAAATTAAAATAAAATTAGGTGATAAAGCCGAAAATGAAAACTCATCATATTTTAACAGTTTAGTTAAAAAAGATGTTATGCAAGCTTTAGTTAAAGAAGGATATACTAAGGATGAGGCAGAAGACATGTTATATAATGGAGGACTTAGAATATATTCTACTATAGATTCTGCTACTCAAGATATAGTAGAGAAAGAATATGAAGATGATTCTAATTTCCCAGGAACATATACAGATGGACATGGAAATCTTCAACCTCAATCTGCAATGGTTATAATGGATAATAACAATGGTCAAATTAAAGCTATGATAGGAGGTCGTGGTATAGGAGGAGAAAGCCTTTATAATAGAGCTACAAATCCAAGACAACCAGGATCATCAATAAAGCCATTAGCTGTATATTTACCTTTAATGGAAAGAGTGGGAATGACTCCTCAGTCAAATCTTCCAGATCAACCTATAAAAAAATTAAATGGAAAAGATTGGCCTAGAAACTTTGCAGGAGTATATTATGGAACAGTAGGAATGAGTACAGCAGTTAAACATTCATACAATGCTTCTGTAGTTCAAGGGGCAGCTATGTTAGGTAAAAATGAATCTGAATCTATGGAAATAGTACTTAAAGCATTAAAAGATGTTGGAATAACTACAATAAATGACACAAAAGACAAATATTATCCTACTGTACTTGGAGGTATGGATAAAGGAGTTTCACCACTTGAGATGACTGCAGCATATGCAACTATTGCAAATGGTGGGGTTTATGTAGAACCTATGACATTTACAAAAATAGAATTATCAGATGGAAGTACTTTATTAGAAAATAAACCAAAGAAAAAAAGAGTATATTCTGAAAATACAGCATATTATATGACAAAAATGCTAGAAGGAGCAGTAAATGATGGTACAGGTAAAGCTGCTAGATTATCAGGTATGGCAGTTGCCGGGAAAACAGGAACAACAAGCAACAATAGAGATGCATGGTTCTGTGGATATACTCCATATTACACAGCATCTGTTTGGATAGGAAATGATAGAGCTAACTCTTTATCACAAGGAAGTAAAATCGCGGCTTCTTTATGGAGAGATATTATGGACCCAGTTCATAGTGGACTAGAAGGTAGACAATTTGATAAAACAGGTCCATTTGCTAATGTGGATGTAGGATATTCAGAAGGGGCAAGTTCAAGTCCAAAGCCGGTTGAACCACCGACAGAGGAACAACCACCAACTGATCCAAATCAGCCGGCAACTGATCCAAATCAGCCAACGCCACCGACTGATCCAAATCAGCCAGTAACTGATCCAAATCAGCCAACACCACCGACTGATCCAAATCAACCGAATCCAACGCCGACACCACCGGCACCGGATCCGACACCACCGGCACCAGATCCAAATCCAGTGCCGCCACCGACACCAACGCCACCGGCTGATCCAAATCAACAGGGAACACCATCTCCTGCAGCATAATTAATAAATAATAAAAGAGATATAGGATTAATCCTATATCTCTTTTTTAAACTTTAAATATAACTAGCATCATGTAGATAGCATAAGCTGCTATTAAAATAATACTTTCAAATTTATTAACATCTTTTTTTCTAATTGAAAACAAGTAAGTTACAATTGTTATTAAAATCATTATAGATATATCAAAAAACAAGCTTGGATCTACAGGTATAGGAGAAATTAATGATGATAAACCTAAGATGAATAAAATATTAAATACATTAGAACCAATAACATTTCCAAGTGCTATGTCACTTTCGCCTTTACTTGCAGCTATAACGGAGGTTACAAATTCTGGTAATGATGTTCCTATAGATACTATAGTAAGACCTATCATTTTTTCACTAACTCCAAATGTCATAGCTATATCAGATGCACAATCTACAACTAGCTTTCCGCCTAATATAATGCCTATAATACCAACAATAGACATTATAAGAGCTTTTGAAAGAGATATTTCACAAGTGCATGTATTACATGAAGAATTATCTTTAGATAATACTAAGTCATCATAATCAATTTTTGTTTCTTTTCTTGATTTAAGTGCAACTCCTAGCAAATAGTAAATAAATATTATGAAAAATAGTAAAAGTATTAAACCATCTCCGCTAGATAGAATTGAAATTGAACTCTTTTGAAATACAAAATCATTACAAAGTATAAATAAAACAATTGATGATAATAAAAGAAAAGGAAATTCTTTTAAAAGTATGGATTTTTTTACAGGTAAAGTTGATATAAAAGCAGACATACCTACAACGCATAACAGATTAAATATATTAGAACCAATAATATTTCCAAGTGCTATTCCATTTTGACCTTGAATAGAGGCTGTTATACTAACAGCAGCTTCAGGAGCACTAGTTCCAAAGGCAACTATAGTAAGACCTATAATCAATGGAGGTACCTTGAAATATTTGGCTATACTAGATGAGCCATCTACAAAATAATCAGCCCCTTTTACTAAAAATAAAAAGCCAAGCAATAAAAATAAGTAAACCATAAAAATATCTCCTTTTAAGTTTATTTATATAAATAAAAAAGACCTTCTAAATAAATAGAAAAAATTTCTACTCATTTAGAAGGTCTTGCTAACAAGATTAAACTCGCTAATTGACCGAGTGATATTTTAAACACTGATATGACGATCAATTAACACCAAAGTGTAAGCTACTCCCCTTCTAGGGATTTGTTTTTATAATTTAATTATATGTAATTTTTAGAAAAAGTCAACCAATTTATAACAATTTATTTCTAGACATTATAAATGTAAGAATTAAACACATTATACATGTTATTAAGATTACTATCCAAAATCCATTTACATGGTTAGAAAATGGCAATCCTTCTACGTTCATACCAAAGAAACCAGATACAATAGTAGGAATTGACATTATAAGTGTAATGGATGTAAGAAACTGCATAACAGTATTTTGATTATTACTTACTATGGCACTAAATGCATCCATGATTCTGCTTAATATATCTCCATAAATTGTAGCCATTTCAAGAGCTTGTTTATTTTCTATGATAACATCTTCAAGTAAATCTTCATCTTCTGAATATTTTTTTATAGATTCAGTCCTAAGCATTTTATTAAGAACTAATTCATTAGCCTTTAAAGAAGTAGAAAAATATATAAGTGATTTTTCTAACTCTAGAAGTTGCACTAGTTCTTTATTTTTCATTGATTTATAAATTTCTTTCTCTATGGCAATTGTCATTTTATTTATTCTTCTAAGATAATGTAAATAATAGCTTGCATTCTTATAAAGTACTTGAAGAATAAATCTAGTTTTTTTGAAAGTAAAAAAATTTTTAACATGTCCTACTATAAAGTCATTTAATATTTTAGTTTGAGCTGTACATATAGTAACTATTGTATTATCTAATAATATTATGCCTAGAGGAATAGTCGAATAATGTGCAGAAGACGCATCACTTTCATCGACAGGTATATCAATAAGTATCAATATATGATTATCTTCTATATCAATTCTTGAACGTTCCTCCTCATCAAGGGCAGCTCTAATACTCTCTATATCTATATTAAATTTAGTTGATATATCTAGGATTTCAGCTGTAGTAGGTTCAACTAAATTAATCCAACAACCATTTTCAAATGATTTTAGTTTTTCTAATTTAGAGTCGATAGTTTTATAGTATCTTATCATTTGATCACTCCTTTATTCAGTTTTAAAAGCAATCACTTAAGTATTATCTACATAATTGCTTAAACATATAATGAAATAAAGGAATTTAAGCAGTTATTAAGTTACCTTAAGCGATTTTAAAAATAAACATATCCGCAATGGAATACTGTCCATTTGTAATATCACTCCTTCTATTTTATTTAGTAAAAAAGACCACATCGGCATTACTGCTTAAGAGGTCACATAAACTTATAATACCATAAAATAAATGCCAATACAATAATATACTAAATCAAAGTTAAATAAAAAATATAACTAAAGTAATTAAGAAAATTTAATATATTTTTTATATAATTAACTTATAGTAATTTAAGGAGGAGTATTATGAGATATAGAGAATTTGGGTCAACAGGAGAAAAAATTTCTATACTAGGTTTTGGATGTATGAGATTTCCGCAAACAGATGGAAAAATTAATGAAGATGAAACGTTAAAAATGGTTAGATATGCAATAGATAATGGGGTTAACTATATAGATACTGCATATCCATATCATGGAGGAGAAAGTGAACTGGTTGTAGGAAGAATATTAAAGGATGGGTATAGAGAAAAAGTAAATTTAGCAACCAAACTGCCATCATGGAATATAAAAAGTAGAGAGGATATGGATAAATATCTAAATGAACAATTAAAAAAATTACAAACAGATTATATTGATTTTTATTTAGTTCATGCGTTAGATGAAGAACTATGGGATAATTTAGTTAAAAATGGAATCTTTGATTTTTTAGATGAAATAAAAAGAAATAAGAAAGTTAGATATGTAGGCTTTTCTTTCCATGATAAATATGATGTATTTGAAAAAATTATAGATGATTATGATTGGGATTTTACTCAGATACAATACAACTATATAGATGAAGAGTATCAAGCTGGAACCAAGGGACTTGAATATGCTTATAAAAAAGGGTTGGGCATAGTAATAATGGAACCTCTTAGAGGTGGAAAGCTAGTAAATAACTTATCTGATGATATTAAAAATATAATAAAATTTGCAAACACAAAAAAATCACCTACTAAATGGGCATTTAAGTTTTTATATAATAAAAGTGAAATAGGCATAGTACTTAGCGGTATGTCTACCATGGAACAAGTAATTGAAAATATAAAAATTTGTGATGAAGAGGGAGAAGCAAATTCTATGACTAAAGATGAAAAAAAAATAATAGATAATCTAGGAGAAAAGTTTAAATCAAAAATTAAAATAGATTGCACTGCTTGTAAATATTGTATTCCATGTCCAAGAGGAGTAAATATACCTGGATGTTTTGAGGCTCTTAATAATGCAAGTATGTTTGATGATGTTGAGTCAGTTAAAATTAACATGTATAAATTTATAGAAGAAAATGAAAGTGATGCATCTATGTGTATAGAGTGCGGAAAATGTGAAGCAATGTGCCCGCAGCATATAAATATAATAGACAAATTGAAAGAAGTTAAATATACATTTAAATAAGTTATAAACTTGAAAAAATTATTTTACTTTGATAATATATAAATTACGTTAAAACTTAAATTGACAGTTCGAAAGCCTCCTGTCTTTAAACAAAACTATGGTTAAGTCTTAAAATGTAATATTTTATATTATTATTTAGATTTTAAACCGTAGATTTTATTCTGCGGTTTTTTTTATTTTAAGACTTTAAGGAGAGAATAAATGACTAACAAAACAAAAAAATTAGTAATGACATCTTTAGTTGCAGCTATATATGCTGTCTTAACATTAGTATTAGGTGCTATAAGTTATGGTCCTATACAATTTAGAATAGCGGAAATTATGGTATTATTAGCTTTTATAAAAAAAGATTATATATGGGGACTTACTATAGGGTGCTTTTTAGCAAATGTGATAGGGCCATATGGGGCTCCTGATATAGTTTTTGGGACAACAGCTACATTTTTAAGTGTTTATGCTATATATTTAACTGGTAAAGTTATGAAAGGTAAAAAATATGCAATATTAATAGCATCGATTTGGCCAACACTTATAAATGCAGTTATAATAGGTTTTATGCTAAATATTTTCGTTGGAATGCCTTTGATTTTATCTATGATACAAGTTGGATTTGGAGAATTTGTTGTTATAACTATAATAGGTGTTCCATTGTATAAAATTATAGGAAAAAAATATATTAAATTATTAGAGAATGCATTTTAAAGCAAGTTAGAAAGGAAATATTATGTTTGTAGAAATTCTAATAGGCTCAACCATAGTTTTGGGAACTACATTATTTTTAAAAAATGAAACTGAAAAATTAGAAATAACAAAACATGAGGTAGAAAATAACAAGATACCAAAAGATTTTGATGGTTTTAAAATAATACAAATAAGTGATTTACACAATAAAAGTTTTGGGAAAAATAATGAAAAACTTTTGAAAAAAGTTGAAGATGAAAAGCCTGATATAGTAGTTATAACTGGAGATTTAGTTGAAGGTGACAATAATAAATATCATGTAGCCTTAAATTTAGTAGAAGAGTTAACAAAAAAATATGAGGTTTATTATATAGTAGGTAATCACGAACAAAAGTCGTTAATAAAGAAATACAAAGAAGAATACAAAGAGTACTTTAAGGAATTAGAAAAAAAACCTATTATAAATTTACATAATGATAAAGTTTGCTTGAATAAAGGAAACTCATGTATTAATTTATTTGGTTTTATAGTTCCACTAGATTACTATCCCTATTTCTTTAAAAACTATAAAAATAGGAAAAAAGATCTTGAAAAAAACTTAATTTGTGATTCTCTTGGAGAAATCGATAAAGAAAATTATAATATAATGCTTGCACATACACCATTTTTCTTTGAAGATTATGAACAATATGGAGTTGATTTAGTTTTATCGGGACATGTACATGGAGGAATAATAAGAATACCAGGTATAGGAGGGGTACTTTCTCCTAATAGAGAATTTTTCCCAAAGTATGATTTTGGGAAGTATGAAAAAAATAATACAACTATGCTTCTAAGTAAAGGGTTAGGGGGATCTAAAGTATTGATTAGATTTAACTGTAAACCTGAAATAGTAAGTATTGTACTAAAGTCAAAGTAACTTCATTTAAAAAAATGAAGTTACTTTTTTATAGAAAAAAACTATAATCAATTGGAAAACTATAGAAAATATCAATGTAAAAAAACGTAGAAATTTGATATAATTGATTATGAAATTAAGAAAATTATAAAAAATCATAAAAATGTTAAAGGGGAGAGATTAATGAAAAAAAATAAAAAGTTAAAAATGTTAGTTATGGGGTTGCTATTTGCTTTATCAATTACTAGCCTAGTGGGATGCTCATCAAATAAAGGAAATGATACATCAAGCAAATCTGAAAGTAGTTATAAAAATATAAATGCAAAAGAGACAGAAGATTTATTAGCTAGTGGAGATGATATAGCGGTTGTAGATGTTAGAAGCAAAGGGGAATATGATGAAGGGCATATAGATAGAGCTCAAAATATAGATTTTAATGACTTTGAAAACAATTTAACTATATTAGATGATTATAAAGAAAAGCCTGTATTACTTTATTGTAAAACAGGTAATAGAAGTGAAAAGGCAGCTAAAATTTTACAAAAGCATGGATTTAAAAAAGTTTACAATGCTACAGATGGTGTTGAAGAGCATGATTATAAATTAGTTAAGTAAAAATAACCTCCTAGACTGATAATATTTAGCTAGGAGGTTATATTATTATAAAAATAAAAAAGGAGAATTAATATGAAAAAAATTATTGCCTTGGTAATGACGTTAAGTCTAATCTTTATGGTTGGATGCAGTAGCAATAGTGCAAAAAACACAGAAGATATCTTAAACAAAGATCAAAAAGAAATTGAAAAGTCAGCTAAAGGAAGTACAGTTAACTTTTATGGATGGGGAGGAAACGAAGTACTTAATAAATGGTTTGATACATATGTTATACCTAATATGAAAGAAAAATATGATATTTCTGTTAAAAGAGTTGGAATGGATATAGATACGATAATGAATAAACTGTTATCTGAAAAGAAACTTCAAAATGATAATGGAAATATAGATGTATTTTGGTTAAATGGAGAAAACTTCAAATCTGCTAAAGATAATGATTTACTTTTTGGACCATTTACAAGTAAAATTGAAAATTATGAAAAATATGTAGATACAAAATCAAAAGATATAACTACTGATTTTGGTACTCCAGTTGATAATATGGAATCTCCTTGGGGTAAGGCAACTTTTACAGTATTTAAAAATGGAGAAAAAGTTGAAAATCAAATTACAGATACAAAAAGTTTAAAAGAAGCTATAATGAAAAATCCTGGGAAATTTACATATCCGGCACCACCAGATTTTACTGGAAGTGCATTTGTAAGAAATATTATATATGATACTGTAGGGTATGAAAAAGTAGCCAACTTACCTGAAGATGAAAAACAAGTCAAAGAAGCTATACAACCGGCAATTGACTATTTAAATGAAATTAAACCATATTTATGGAATAAAGGAAAGACATATCCATCAACTATAGCTCAATTAAATAATATGTATTCAGACAATGAAGTTTATTTTAGTATGAGTTATTCACCTAATGAGGTTAAAGGAAAAATTGATTCAGGTGAATTTAATAAAAATACTCAGTTTATAAATTTTGATAAAGGAAACATATCAAACACTCACTTTTTAGCAATACCTAAAAATGCAAAGAATAAAGCAGGATCTATGGTTTTAATAAATTACTTAACTAGTATAGATGCTCAAGCTTCTAAGAGTAATCCTAAAAACTGGGGAGATATGACTATATTAGATTTAAATAAAGTGCCATCTGAAGATAGAAGTAAATTCAAATCTTCAATAGATATTAAAAATCCTGTACCTGAAATTAAAGCTAGCTTAGTACCTATAATTGAAAAAATTTGGATTGAAGAGGTAGCCAATAGCAATGAGTAAGTTTAAACCTTACTTATATATAGCTCCTGTAGCTATATTATTAATAACTATAATAGGAATGGGGATTTTTACATGTATTTGTCAAAGTTTAGGATATTTTCCTCAAATAGGAATGACAGATATAACCTTAAGTTATTACAAAGAATTATTAAGTGATAAACAGTTTGTAGAATCAATTTATATAAGTTTAAGAACTGCTTTAATATCTTCTATTATATCTGTTTTAGTGGGCGTTATTTTAGCGTACTTTATTTCAAAAGAAAAGTTTTCTAAGTTTAGATATTTTTTGATAAATTTACCTATAATAGTTCCTCACATTGTAGTTATACTACTGACTTTTGCTATTTTTTCAAAATCAGGTATAATATCTAGGATATTATATAATCTAGATTTAATAAGTGATTCAAACCAATTTATAAGTTTAGTTAATGATAAATATGGAATAGGTATAATACTTGTTTATATTTATAAAGGGATACCTTTTATAGCGTTGACAACTTATAATATTTTAAAAAGTTTAGATAAAAACTTAGAAGATGTAGCTAGAAACTTAGGAGCAAATAATGTTCAAGCTTTTAAATTTATCATATTGCCACAAATTATTCCAAGTATTATATCTTCTTTTATAATAATTTTTGCATTTTCATTTGGTTCATTTGAAGTTCCTTATTTAATAGGTGCAACAAGTCCAAAAGCATTACCTGTAAATGCATACTTATACTATATAGGATCAGATTTAACTAAAAGACCTATTTCTATGGCTATGAATACAGTATTAGCAGGTATAAGTTTTATATTATTAATAATTTATGATACTATATTTAAAAAAATATATAAGTATAAATTGTAGGTGATAAAATGAGTAAAAAATTAAAAAAATTAATTGTTAATATTATTTTACTTACACTTATATTACCATTAGGAATTCTTTTTATATGGGCTATTACATCTTCATGGGTATATCCAAATTTAATTCCAAATGAATTTTCATTAAGGGGTTTTGAGTACATACTAAATGAAGAAAATATAAAAGTTTTATTAAATAGTATATTTATTTCAATAGTGGTAGTTATAATAACTTTAATAATTAGTATACCTGCGGCTAAAGCAATAGCATTATATGAATTTAAAGGGAAAAAATTTTTTGAATTATTGATATTATCACCAATAATAATTCCAATGATTTCAGTTGCTATGGGAATTCAATTAATTTTTATTAAGTTTGGGATAGCCAACACTTTAACCGGAGTTATTCTTATAAATATAATACCTTGTATACCTTATGGAGTAAGGATAATTGCTGATGTATATAAATTAATTGGGGCTAAATATGAGATA is a window from the Paraclostridium sordellii genome containing:
- a CDS encoding magnesium transporter CorA family protein; the encoded protein is MIRYYKTIDSKLEKLKSFENGCWINLVEPTTAEILDISTKFNIDIESIRAALDEEERSRIDIEDNHILILIDIPVDESDASSAHYSTIPLGIILLDNTIVTICTAQTKILNDFIVGHVKNFFTFKKTRFILQVLYKNASYYLHYLRRINKMTIAIEKEIYKSMKNKELVQLLELEKSLIYFSTSLKANELVLNKMLRTESIKKYSEDEDLLEDVIIENKQALEMATIYGDILSRIMDAFSAIVSNNQNTVMQFLTSITLIMSIPTIVSGFFGMNVEGLPFSNHVNGFWIVILITCIMCLILTFIMSRNKLL
- a CDS encoding calcium/sodium antiporter, with the translated sequence MVYLFLLLGFLFLVKGADYFVDGSSSIAKYFKVPPLIIGLTIVAFGTSAPEAAVSITASIQGQNGIALGNIIGSNIFNLLCVVGMSAFISTLPVKKSILLKEFPFLLLSSIVLFILCNDFVFQKSSISILSSGDGLILLLFFIIFIYYLLGVALKSRKETKIDYDDLVLSKDNSSCNTCTCEISLSKALIMSIVGIIGIILGGKLVVDCASDIAMTFGVSEKMIGLTIVSIGTSLPEFVTSVIAASKGESDIALGNVIGSNVFNILFILGLSSLISPIPVDPSLFFDISIMILITIVTYLFSIRKKDVNKFESIILIAAYAIYMMLVIFKV
- a CDS encoding aldo/keto reductase, whose translation is MRYREFGSTGEKISILGFGCMRFPQTDGKINEDETLKMVRYAIDNGVNYIDTAYPYHGGESELVVGRILKDGYREKVNLATKLPSWNIKSREDMDKYLNEQLKKLQTDYIDFYLVHALDEELWDNLVKNGIFDFLDEIKRNKKVRYVGFSFHDKYDVFEKIIDDYDWDFTQIQYNYIDEEYQAGTKGLEYAYKKGLGIVIMEPLRGGKLVNNLSDDIKNIIKFANTKKSPTKWAFKFLYNKSEIGIVLSGMSTMEQVIENIKICDEEGEANSMTKDEKKIIDNLGEKFKSKIKIDCTACKYCIPCPRGVNIPGCFEALNNASMFDDVESVKINMYKFIEENESDASMCIECGKCEAMCPQHINIIDKLKEVKYTFK
- the nagE gene encoding N-acetylglucosamine-specific PTS transporter subunit IIBC — protein: MLKFLQRIGKSLMLPIATLPIAGIMLRLGQADVVNALGGIPFMQTILPFFGAAGSALFDNLPLLFALGVAVGFSDDQNGASALAGVISYFTLTNVTKQYWTMNLSSDLVSTLNISFLGGILAGLIGGLCYNKFRKVKLPEFLAFFGGRRLVPIVAGLISVIIAIPLAMIWPTVQGALTQFSMSIVGFGAVGAAIFGLFNRLLIPVGLHHVLNSFFWFQLGSYNGKTGDIARFFAGDPTAGHFMAGFFPIMMFGLPAIALAIYFAANKEKRKAVGGMLLSLALTSFLTGVTEPIEFLFIFLSPMLLVAHAILTSLSFFIVDSLGILHGFTFSAGAIDYLMNFGLATNPLTLLLVGLGMGVLYFIVFYILIIKLNLPTPGREEDCDEFDQNGAQVNVGGDEAVAKKYIEFLGGSENIVKVENCATRLRLELLDTDRINEKGLKSIGAKGIVKLNKTSAQVIVGTNVEFVADGMKVFLK
- a CDS encoding QueT transporter family protein, which translates into the protein MTNKTKKLVMTSLVAAIYAVLTLVLGAISYGPIQFRIAEIMVLLAFIKKDYIWGLTIGCFLANVIGPYGAPDIVFGTTATFLSVYAIYLTGKVMKGKKYAILIASIWPTLINAVIIGFMLNIFVGMPLILSMIQVGFGEFVVITIIGVPLYKIIGKKYIKLLENAF
- a CDS encoding transglycosylase domain-containing protein codes for the protein MSDKTGKKSSLAKKIAIGFLVLFGCGVAAVSLFIIGILITTPDIDPHKMVFAENSIIYDANKKVTEKIKGPSESRYVIKNMSEIPSNMKNAVLAIEDHTFYEHHGINIKRTMGAFVQNFKSGYKSQGASTITQQLAKNMYLTNEKTYKRKIKELYYALKLEKELSKDEILLAYLNTLSLGQGTRGVKAAAAKYFDKDVSQLDLAECALLAGITKYPSKYSAYKTSKLNLNDDLDNAQILIYSQDYVPTDDDLEMYRILHENGKVDDLTYDALRKGRKVIYQAKFNEESKKRQEVVLSRMLELGYITKSQYDEAIKEEIKIKLGDKAENENSSYFNSLVKKDVMQALVKEGYTKDEAEDMLYNGGLRIYSTIDSATQDIVEKEYEDDSNFPGTYTDGHGNLQPQSAMVIMDNNNGQIKAMIGGRGIGGESLYNRATNPRQPGSSIKPLAVYLPLMERVGMTPQSNLPDQPIKKLNGKDWPRNFAGVYYGTVGMSTAVKHSYNASVVQGAAMLGKNESESMEIVLKALKDVGITTINDTKDKYYPTVLGGMDKGVSPLEMTAAYATIANGGVYVEPMTFTKIELSDGSTLLENKPKKKRVYSENTAYYMTKMLEGAVNDGTGKAARLSGMAVAGKTGTTSNNRDAWFCGYTPYYTASVWIGNDRANSLSQGSKIAASLWRDIMDPVHSGLEGRQFDKTGPFANVDVGYSEGASSSPKPVEPPTEEQPPTDPNQPATDPNQPTPPTDPNQPVTDPNQPTPPTDPNQPNPTPTPPAPDPTPPAPDPNPVPPPTPTPPADPNQQGTPSPAA